In Pogoniulus pusillus isolate bPogPus1 chromosome 20, bPogPus1.pri, whole genome shotgun sequence, the following are encoded in one genomic region:
- the MLKL gene encoding mixed lineage kinase domain-like protein, protein MDIVERIFSVAQAIHAQFEQVKCCKQQCQRLVERIQILLQPVRMLKAQPQKHIPHHEEELLRKLLQALGEAQKLVTKYSQSSWIQKFLRARSAGEEFVWVNESLGDVAQGLSLLLQAEQKQAFLEAFQAKTCRRQDAEDLRDDRAFLDQVIASTEEPEDVARETYISRQCTESKVDWVQSELNKIVRVMESLKKVNVGKREDITEIQRDHLTFCRHLQDTDTYDLYEGEYHKYPVAIQTFKRPLTTDPSKVRDIFVKEIQTLKKFESPNILRMYGICIEEKDGSPCFSIVMEYCKHGTLRDVLTQQLDLSWEVRIWMALGAARGLYRLHQTEEKSRLHGCICSSKFLVAGGYCVKLSGFELCETESSIKRRAKKNWTQVSMLAYIAPENLNDINCPYKRPCEIYSFGIVLWEIATSKIPFEGCTIQEIMEKICNHHYQAPVGDDCPETLRKVIDQCRAFDPSQRPSAEEIVDSLADLEKRRNQGS, encoded by the exons ATGGACATCGTGGAGAGGATCTTCTCCGTGGCCCAGGCCATCCATGCCCAGTTCGAGCAGGTGAAGtgctgcaagcagcagtgccagcgcCTGGTGGAGCGCATCCAGATCCTGCTGCAGCCCGTCAGGATGCTCAAGGCTCAGCCACAGAAGCACATCCCCCACCACGAAGAGgaactgctgaggaagctgctgcaggcactgggggAAGCCCAGAAGCTGGTGACGAAAtacagccagagcagctggatCCAGAAGTTCCTGCGAGCTCGCAGCGCCGgggaggagtttgtctgggtgaATGAGAGCCTGGGGGACGTGGCCCAGGggctctccctcctgctgcaggctgagcagaagcaggCTTTCCTGGAGGCTTTCCAGGCAAAGACGTGTCGTAGGCAGGATGCTGAGGACCTGAGGGATGACAGAGCTTTCCTGGACCAGGTGATCGCAA GTACTGAGGAGCCTGAAGACGTGGCCAGGGAGACCTACATCAGCAGGCAGTGCACGGAGAGCAAGGTGGACTGGGTGCAGAGCGAGCTGAACAAGATCGTGCGGGTGATGGAGA GCCTGAAGAAGGTCAACGTTGGTAAAAGAGAGGATATCACCGAGATCCAGCGGGACCACCTCACCTTCTGCCGGCACCTGCAGGACACTGACACCTATGACCTCTACGAGGGCGAGTACCACAAGTACCCTGTGGCCATCCAGACCTTCAAGAGGCCACTGACCACAGACCCATC GAAGGTGAGAGACATCTTTGTGAAGGAGATTCAGACCCTGAAGAAGTTTGAGTCCCCCAACATCCTGCGCATGTACGGGATCTGCATTGAGGAGAAAG ATGGCAGCCCCTGCTTCTCCATCGTGATGGAGTACTGCAAGCACGGGACGCTGCGGGATGTGCTGACCCAGCAGCTCGACCTCTCCTGGGAGGTTCGCATTTGGATGGCCCTGGGGGCTGCCAGAGGTCTTTACAG GTTGCACCAGACAGAGGAGAAGTCTCGGCTCCATGgctgcatctgcagcagcaAGTTCCTGGTGGCTGGGGGTTACTGTGTGAAG CTGTCAGGATTTGAGCTGTGTGAAACGGAGTCATCCATCAAGAGGAGAGCCAagaagaactggacacaagtcTCCATGTTGGCTTATATTGCCCCTGAGAACCTCAATGACATCAACTGCCCCTACAAGAGGCCCTGTGAGATATACAG CTTTGGGATCGTGCTGTGGGAAATTGCAACCTCCAAAATCCCATTTGAAG GCTGCACTATCCAGGAGATCATGGAGAAAATCTGCAACCACCACTACCAGGCTCCTGTTGGGGATGATTGTCCAGAAACCCTACGGAAAGTCATTGACCAGTGCAGGGCCTTTGACCCTTCCCAACGTCCTTCTGCTGAGG AGATCGTAGACTCGCTGgctgacctggagaaaaggagaaaccaAGGAAGTTAA